A portion of the Thermothelomyces thermophilus ATCC 42464 chromosome 5, complete sequence genome contains these proteins:
- a CDS encoding uncharacterized protein (Contains conserved domains Zn_clus[pfam00172], Fungal Zn(2)-Cys(6) binuclear cluster domain and Fungal_trans[pfam04082], Fungal specific transcription factor domain.) yields the protein MPQPRPPKRPSDAGDGSADSAAPAPKVKLARLERRPEEFSNVVKSKLQSYTRTGQACDRCKVRKIRCDALPEGCSHCATQNLECYVTDRVTGRTERRGYLQQLEREKGAMLVHIRELEKLLENHGVEVRPWQWPGYTTTYPPGVSFDHLGNPVQDPSSKEQWQQVGLVWVKNSQKKSQNNSSAQPPWSTLASRPKDSYLGVSSDSAPLSSIKGTTLSILGTNIDITCFDAPDMDEPAPGTPIGSPLYNKSVMAYLQSALNINPPLTNVELPPKMEAFRYAEWYFLMIHPFLPILHKPSFMQLLTRIYDDPTFKPTVPELVIVHMVLATIYFQYGVRNREEPEKHAQLNDLSNKHYHWSLSKFFDLAISQSVTAVQALAMIASHTRNFPKPECSLAVSSYAFGRAIEMNLHRAAEIPAGGTTLENEVRKRVWWAIVAILCTLNGRLGRPMPISVEEFDVEFPIAIDDEFIGEEGILDPSKIGHCSYHAGLMGFKITPLFIEMYSKLYSVRRDPSKYVQVVTQLEEALRNLLDELPDELRVEKCQPGNRVFALYTQAFCLEFTLCLRHPSVCLTDDPKICAENTRICEDAARELLKVVGSLYKLKSLDTTWYQQSVYIAAMFSVLVAHWQRRFETTAVEVAALREDMSLWLGIIREIGRLQGIGDRLAIEISGIIERTISWIEQDMGRKPGSPAGEASVKKQPDSYPTSAKPKQQVEDPGNPLLPASVGTVGSSEQRSAGTTNGNTYYDGGVAGSTAPYPPLGYGDQANGGAALNNNGNGTVDSADGTQYLYAAASAATAAAGPNHTGAMDQAAAAQNPLVAFASQATQHVAGQTADSWPAQTSLMGHPAAPANPWHDWTNAIQDTQERYSANALLTLNSGRPGDAGTGTGAVVDHVGQGDAMTNAHTGQWPLLLFHDGSGNVSGP from the exons ATGCCCCAACCCCGTCCGCCCAAGCGGCCTAGCGACGCCGGCGACGGGTCAGCCGACTCGGCGGCCCCTGCGCCCAAGGTGAAGCTGGCGCGTCTCGAGCGCAGGCCCGAGGAGTTCTCCAACGTTGTCAAGAGCAAACTGCAGTCGTACACGCGCACGGGGCAGGCATGCGACCGATGCAAG GTCCGCAAGATTCGCTGTGACGCCCTCCCGGAAGGTTGCTCGCATTGCGCCACCCAAAACCTCGAGTGTTATGTCACCGACCGCGTCACTGGCCGCACCGAGCGGAGGGGCTATCTGCAACAGCTCGAACGCGAGAAAGGTGCCATGCTCGTCCACATCCGCGAGCTCGAGAAGCTGCTGGAGAACCACGGCGTCGAAGTACGGCCGTGGCAGTGGCCGGGGTATACCACCACCTACCCTCCGGGAGTCAGTTTCGACCACCTTGGCAACCCGGTTCAAGACCCGTCTTCCAAGGAGCAATGGCAGCAAGTCGGCTTGGTGTGGGTCAAGAACAGCCAGAAAAAGTCGCAAAACAACAGCAGTGCCCAACCGCCGTGGTCGACCCTCGCGTCCAGGCCGAAAGACAGCTACCTGGGCGTCTCGTCGGACAGCGCACCCCTGAGTTCTATCAAGGGGACGACGCTGTCCATCCTCGGGACCAATATCGATATTACCTGTTTCGACGCCCCTGACATGGACGAGCCCGCTCCCGGCACGCCCATCGGGTCGCCGCTCTACAACAAATCGGTCATGGCTTACCTCCAGTCCGCCCTCAACATCAACCCTCCGCTGACCAATGTGGAACTGCCCCCCAAGATGGAGGCATTCCGTTACGCCGAGTGGTACTTCCTCATGATCCACCCGTTCCTCCCAATCCTGCACAAGCCCTCCTTCATGCAGCTT TTAACACGCATCTACGACGACCCGACGTTTAAACCAACGGTGCCGGAGCTGGTCATTGTCCACATGGTCCTCGCCACCATCTATTTTCAGTACGGCGTCAGGAACCGAGAGGAGCCCGAGAAGCACGCCCAGCTCAACGACCTCTCTAACAAGCATTACCACTGGAGCCTGAGCAAGTTCTTCGATCTCGCCATCTCTCAGTCGGTGACGGCCGTCCAGGCCCTCGCCATGATCGCCTCGCATACCCGCAACTTCCCCAAGCCCGAGTGCTCTTTGGCCGTCTCGAGCTACGCTTTCGGCAGGGCCATCGAGATGAATCTGCACAGGGCCGCCGAGATACCGGCCGGCGGTACGACACTCGAGAACGAAGTGCGCAAGAGGGTCTGGTGGGCCATCGTGGCCATCCTGTGCACGCTGAACGGACGGCTCGGGCGGCCCATGCCCATTTCCGTCGAAGAGTTCGACGTCGAGTTCCCGATCGCCATCGACGACGAATTCATCGGGGAGGAAGGCATTCTGGATCCGTCCAAGATTGGTCACTGCAGCTACCATGCGGGACTGATGGGGTTCAAGATCACGCCCTTGTTCATCGAGATGTATTCCAAACTTTACAGTGTGCGTCGCGACCCGAGCAAGTACGTCCAGGTGGTCACCCAGCTCGAGGAGGCCCTGCGCAATCTCTTGGACGAGCTCCCGGACGAGCTCCGAGTGGAGAAGTGCCAACCGGGCAATCGGGTCTTTGCTCTCTATACCCAGGCCTTCTGCCTGGAGTTCACCCTTTGTCTAAGACACCCTTCCGTTTGCCTGACAGACGACCCCAAGATCTGTGCCGAGAACACCAGGATCTGCGAGGACGCCGCTCGAGAGCTGCTCAAGGTGGTTGGGTCCCTGTACAAGCTCAAGTCACTGGACACAACGTGGTACCAGCAGTCGGTGTACATTGCCGCCATGTTCTCGGTCTTGGTGGCGCACTGGCAGCGACGTTTCGAGACAACGGCGGTCGAGGTTGCCGCTCTCCGTGAGGATATGTCGCTTTGGCTCGGCATCATTAGGGAAATCGGGAGGCTCCAGG GCATCGGCGATCGTCTAGCCATCGAGATTAGTGGCATCATCGAGCGAACTATCAGCTGGATCGAGCAAGACATGGGCCGCAAGCCGGGCTCCCCAGCTGGCGAAGCCTCTGTCAAAAAGCAGCCAGATTCGTATCCAACATCGGCGAAACCGAAGCAACAAGTAGAAGACCCGGGCAATCCGCTGCTGCCGGCCAGTGTAGGAACGGTCGGCTCCTCCGAACAGCGAAGCGCTGGTACGACCAACGGCAACACGTATTACGATGGCGGAGTGGCGGGCTCGACCGCTCCTTATCCGCCTCTCGGCTACGGTGACCAAGCGAACGGGGGAGCCGCTCTCAACAACAACGGAAACGGGACAGTCGATTCCGCCGACGGGACTCAGTATTTATATGCGGCAGCGTCTGCCGCAACAGCCGCTGCAGGGCCCAACCACACCGGCGCGATGGATCAGGCGGCCGCAGCACAGAACCCATTGGTCGCCTTTGCCTCGCAAGCCACGCAGCACGTCGCCGGCCAAACGGCGGATAGCTGGCCCGCACAGACGTCGTTGATGGGGCATCCCGCGGCGCCCGCCAATCCGTGGCACGACTGGACAAATGCCATACAGGACACCCAGGAGCGGTACAGCGCCAACGCCCTGCTCACACTGAACTCGGGGCGGCCTGGTGatgccggcaccggcaccggcgcgGTAGTCGACCACGTCGGACAGGGGGACGCGATGACCAACGCACACACCGGGCAGTGGCCTCTCCTACTGTTCCACGACGGGTCCGGGAACGTGAGCGGGCCATAG